A DNA window from Candidatus Neomarinimicrobiota bacterium contains the following coding sequences:
- a CDS encoding T9SS type A sorting domain-containing protein — MYKTIIIFITLFSLFPASIGFAQDSLYTSISNDTLTIHHTGTERNCAALFTWDVSIVDHLITVTEIDTGDQAWCMCHFDLQVSLTGLDPGSYQIDVWSNDIGSDPVFHGSLDLDWGNISVTGHQESDCLSARDDTSFVELSVNGDTLTLFWNTPMLNCAFLPVWSGWLSADTFYVSMVDTGPPADCVCPFEVEASFAPFQPGSYTLAFWDGEYGYPQFDIASLRDGLEISGEYQSPCYSITSIQNEEDRQLPNKAILDIESYPNPFNSQTKITFLVMDPVELGIQIFNIDGTPVRTLRNRSLAQPGYNEISWMGFDSRGNSLSSGVYLLVFRYGSDSSVNRMLLLK, encoded by the coding sequence ATGTACAAGACTATAATAATATTTATCACTCTTTTTAGTCTTTTCCCTGCCAGTATCGGCTTTGCACAAGACTCACTCTATACGAGTATTTCTAATGATACACTGACAATCCATCATACTGGAACGGAACGTAATTGCGCCGCACTTTTCACCTGGGATGTAAGTATTGTAGATCATCTCATTACTGTTACTGAGATTGATACAGGTGATCAGGCCTGGTGCATGTGCCACTTTGATCTCCAAGTGAGCCTGACAGGACTGGATCCAGGCTCCTACCAGATTGATGTCTGGAGTAACGATATTGGTTCTGATCCTGTTTTTCACGGATCACTTGATCTGGACTGGGGGAACATTTCAGTTACGGGACATCAGGAATCTGATTGTCTCAGCGCACGGGATGATACTTCCTTTGTTGAATTGTCCGTAAACGGGGACACCCTGACCCTATTCTGGAACACGCCCATGCTCAATTGCGCATTCCTGCCGGTTTGGTCTGGATGGCTCAGTGCTGATACCTTTTATGTTTCCATGGTGGACACTGGGCCGCCTGCGGACTGTGTGTGTCCCTTTGAAGTAGAAGCTTCTTTCGCACCCTTTCAACCAGGATCATATACGCTCGCTTTCTGGGATGGGGAATACGGTTATCCCCAATTCGACATTGCCAGCCTTCGTGATGGATTGGAAATTTCAGGAGAATACCAGAGCCCCTGCTATAGCATTACTTCAATTCAAAATGAGGAGGATAGACAACTACCCAACAAGGCCATCCTAGATATTGAATCTTACCCCAATCCATTCAACTCACAGACCAAGATTACATTCCTAGTCATGGATCCCGTGGAGTTGGGAATACAAATTTTTAATATTGATGGTACGCCTGTTAGAACGTTACGGAATCGTTCCCTGGCACAACCTGGATACAATGAGATTTCCTGGATGGGATTTGATTCTCGAGGGAATTCTCTCAGCTCGGGTGTTTATTTGTTGGTGTTTCGTTATGGTTCAGACAGCTCTGTGAATCGAATGCTGCTGCTAAAATAA